In a genomic window of Pseudoalteromonas ulvae UL12:
- a CDS encoding sodium-dependent transporter, producing the protein MSASREHFSSRLGFILAAAGSAVGIGNLVGFPVSATKNGGGAFLVTYALFVAFICLPVMMAEMAMGRHAQKDPLGSYRQLSNNSKGWRKAGFLAVLTPFMIAVFYMVITVWIFGYLVQTGLGNLDLLAQPESFGTFINSTTVFIYMALVGVIINLILVGGVKQGIEKASKILMPALFVLLIGLVGYVLTLDNAMAGVKYYVVPDFSKLDASVLNGALSQAFFSLSLGMGILMTYASYISKKDDIVGAAKMVAVTDSLVAFIAGLMVLPAIFSFNPNTDPSQLSDSSVSMIFVYLPKILLALQADVGYLGASVIAFIFFLLVFFAAITSLVSIIEVPTSTLMEEKNLSRKKALGVLSVSMGLLTILCTVSFGMVEWLTNFTSYGGGNKSLFDIVYDVFYDTILPLNGLLVCLFVMYRWKKSELSKELSQGCDSYQGSFMERYVNFSLSTFIPVILAIIFINTVATKFFNVSLLGF; encoded by the coding sequence ATGAGTGCAAGTCGCGAGCATTTTAGTTCTCGTTTAGGGTTTATTTTAGCTGCTGCAGGTTCGGCTGTAGGCATTGGTAATCTGGTGGGATTTCCTGTTTCGGCCACCAAAAATGGTGGGGGCGCGTTTTTAGTGACCTACGCGCTGTTTGTCGCGTTTATTTGTTTACCTGTGATGATGGCCGAAATGGCTATGGGTCGTCATGCTCAAAAAGATCCGCTTGGATCATATCGTCAATTATCAAATAACAGTAAAGGGTGGAGAAAGGCTGGCTTTTTAGCGGTATTAACCCCATTTATGATTGCTGTTTTCTACATGGTTATTACTGTGTGGATTTTCGGTTACTTAGTCCAAACGGGTCTCGGTAATTTAGATTTGCTAGCTCAACCTGAAAGTTTCGGCACGTTTATAAATTCGACCACCGTATTTATTTACATGGCGTTGGTTGGCGTAATTATTAATTTAATTTTGGTCGGTGGTGTTAAGCAAGGCATTGAAAAAGCATCAAAAATATTAATGCCTGCGTTGTTTGTATTATTGATTGGTTTGGTGGGCTATGTGCTGACACTCGATAATGCGATGGCTGGTGTGAAATACTATGTAGTGCCTGATTTTTCTAAACTAGATGCCAGTGTGCTGAACGGGGCCTTGTCGCAAGCGTTCTTTTCGTTATCGCTGGGTATGGGGATTTTGATGACGTATGCCTCGTACATATCTAAAAAAGACGACATTGTTGGTGCAGCTAAAATGGTGGCTGTAACAGACTCGTTAGTGGCATTTATTGCTGGTTTGATGGTTTTACCTGCAATTTTCAGTTTTAATCCTAACACCGATCCTAGCCAATTGAGTGACTCTTCAGTTTCGATGATATTTGTCTACTTACCAAAAATCTTACTCGCCTTGCAAGCTGATGTTGGTTACTTAGGAGCTTCTGTTATTGCGTTTATCTTTTTCTTATTAGTATTTTTTGCTGCGATTACTTCTTTGGTTTCGATTATTGAAGTACCAACATCGACGTTGATGGAAGAGAAAAACTTGAGTCGTAAAAAAGCACTGGGTGTGCTGTCGGTCTCGATGGGGTTATTAACCATTTTATGTACGGTGTCTTTTGGTATGGTCGAATGGTTGACAAATTTCACCAGCTACGGAGGCGGTAATAAGAGCTTATTTGATATTGTGTATGATGTTTTTTATGACACTATCTTGCCGTTAAACGGGCTGCTTGTGTGTTTATTTGTGATGTATCGTTGGAAGAAAAGCGAGTTATCGAAGGAGTTAAGTCAAGGCTGTGATAGCTACCAAGGAAGCTTTATGGAGCGTTATGTGAATTTTTCACTTTCGACGTTTATTCCGGTGATTTTGGCAATTATTTTCATCAATACTGTCGCCACTAAATTCTTTAATGTGAGTTTATTAGGCTTTTAA
- the rnm gene encoding RNase RNM: MKYDLHSHTLYSDGSLSPADLIDRAIEKKVDVLAITDHDTINALPESHAYIADNDLPLTLINGVEISTKWKSFEIHIVGLNIDVTNDTLLALLDEQQKKREARAMEIGIRLAKHGIDTPYESAKALAGNAQVTRAHFARVIVAQGQAKNVPAVFKKFLARGKIGYTPSEWCDMQTAIHAINAAGGQAVLAHPGRYQLSNKWLRQLLQDYKAAGGQAMEVAQPQQAPTERQFLGQLSQEYQLLGSQGSDFHFPTSWLELGKNLYLPKDCQAVWQSWPTESLNG, translated from the coding sequence ATGAAATACGACTTACACAGTCATACACTTTATTCGGATGGCAGCTTAAGCCCCGCGGACCTCATCGATCGTGCCATCGAGAAAAAAGTGGACGTGTTGGCAATCACAGATCACGATACCATTAATGCGTTGCCTGAAAGCCATGCATATATTGCAGATAATGACTTACCATTGACACTAATAAATGGCGTGGAAATTTCAACAAAGTGGAAAAGTTTTGAAATTCATATCGTCGGTTTAAACATTGATGTGACCAATGATACCTTGTTGGCTTTGTTAGACGAGCAACAAAAAAAGCGCGAAGCTAGAGCGATGGAAATTGGCATCCGCTTAGCTAAACATGGAATAGATACGCCTTATGAATCGGCCAAAGCGTTAGCGGGCAATGCGCAAGTAACAAGAGCGCACTTTGCGCGTGTTATTGTGGCACAAGGACAAGCTAAAAATGTGCCTGCAGTATTTAAAAAGTTTTTGGCGCGTGGAAAAATAGGTTACACCCCAAGTGAGTGGTGTGATATGCAAACGGCAATTCACGCAATTAATGCAGCGGGTGGCCAAGCGGTGCTTGCTCATCCTGGCCGTTATCAATTGTCGAATAAATGGCTTAGGCAGTTATTGCAGGACTATAAAGCTGCTGGTGGACAAGCAATGGAAGTGGCTCAGCCTCAACAAGCGCCCACAGAGCGACAGTTTTTAGGCCAATTGAGCCAAGAATATCAATTGTTAGGTTCACAAGGGTCTGATTTTCATTTTCCGACCAGTTGGTTGGAGTTAGGTAAAAATTTATATTTACCCAAAGACTGCCAAGCCGTGTGGCAATCATGGCCGACAGAAAGTCTAAATGGATAA
- a CDS encoding CPBP family intramembrane glutamic endopeptidase: MNYSQYRWFELCVIFILLPLCGYLVKDYLRALLIPALLLLTAWCFTLLLKDPKFKRFRLTNFNQISSAKKRMLTLFSVGAIFSCAFYAMLNQEHWFALPLHTPMNWLMLIVLYPLVSVLPQELIFRTYFFHRYKKIIPDKRWRILLSALTFSLAHLIYDNWIAVALAFVGGLMFAYTYAYTRSTLVCVLEHSVWGLWLFTLGLGQYLDAGAIG, from the coding sequence ATGAATTACAGCCAATATCGCTGGTTTGAACTGTGTGTCATTTTTATTTTATTACCGTTATGCGGCTACTTAGTTAAAGACTATTTACGTGCTCTGCTTATTCCTGCGCTGCTATTGCTCACTGCGTGGTGTTTCACTTTACTGCTTAAAGATCCAAAATTTAAACGCTTTCGGTTAACCAACTTTAATCAAATCAGTAGCGCCAAGAAACGAATGCTCACGTTATTCAGTGTCGGGGCTATTTTCAGCTGCGCGTTTTACGCCATGCTGAATCAGGAGCACTGGTTTGCTTTGCCATTACACACCCCGATGAACTGGTTAATGTTAATCGTGCTGTACCCTTTAGTGTCGGTCTTGCCGCAAGAGTTGATCTTTCGAACTTATTTTTTTCATCGATATAAAAAAATTATCCCAGACAAACGCTGGCGGATCCTGCTAAGCGCGTTGACATTTAGTTTGGCGCATCTTATTTACGACAATTGGATTGCTGTAGCACTGGCGTTTGTGGGGGGGCTGATGTTTGCTTATACCTATGCTTACACGCGTTCGACCTTAGTATGTGTGTTAGAGCACAGTGTATGGGGGTTGTGGCTATTTACGTTAGGTTTAGGGCAATATTTAGATGCTGGGGCAATAGGATAG
- a CDS encoding YciI family protein, with amino-acid sequence MLYMICSTDIENSLPLRKEARPAHLARLETLNEQGRLFVAGPMPAIDSDEPAEAGFTGSLVIAEFASLEEARQWASEDPYVAAGVYAESIVKPFKKVLP; translated from the coding sequence ATGTTATACATGATTTGTTCAACCGATATTGAAAACTCTCTGCCTCTTCGTAAAGAGGCCCGCCCTGCACACCTCGCTCGCCTAGAGACATTGAATGAGCAAGGTCGTTTGTTTGTCGCAGGCCCAATGCCGGCCATTGATAGTGACGAGCCAGCAGAGGCCGGTTTTACAGGATCACTGGTCATCGCTGAATTTGCATCACTTGAAGAGGCACGCCAATGGGCCTCAGAAGATCCGTATGTGGCTGCGGGTGTGTATGCCGAATCCATCGTAAAGCCATTTAAAAAAGTGCTACCATAA
- the trpB gene encoding tryptophan synthase subunit beta produces the protein MQNPAYFGEFGGMFVPELLVPALKQLEQEFNLAQKDPAFQAEFQQLLNEYAGRPTPLTLTRNLISNPKVKLYLKREDLLHGGAHKTNQVLGQALLTKRMGKKEVIAETGAGQHGVATALACALLGLKCRVYMGAKDVERQQPNVFRMKLMGAEVIPVTAGSGTLKDAVNEAMRDWSANYKDAHYLLGTAAGPHPFPTVVREFQKMIGEEAKQQVLKAEGRLPDAVIACVGGGSNAIGMFTDFIDEPSVKLIGVEPAGKGLNTDEHGAALCKGTKGILHGAYTYIMQNTDGQIEESYSVSAGLDYPAVGPQHAFLHETGRAQYVAISDDEALEAFQSLARNEGIIPALESSHALAYALKMAEAQTEETILVVNLSGRGDKDLTHVHSVLTAGGKL, from the coding sequence ATGCAAAATCCAGCCTATTTTGGTGAGTTTGGGGGCATGTTTGTGCCAGAGCTCCTCGTCCCTGCGCTTAAGCAGCTCGAGCAAGAGTTTAACCTAGCTCAGAAAGATCCAGCTTTTCAAGCAGAGTTTCAACAATTACTCAATGAGTATGCCGGTCGGCCAACGCCTTTGACCCTTACTCGTAACTTGATCAGCAACCCAAAAGTCAAATTATATCTAAAACGTGAAGACTTATTACACGGTGGCGCGCACAAAACTAACCAAGTGCTTGGCCAAGCTTTATTAACGAAGCGGATGGGCAAAAAAGAAGTCATTGCCGAAACCGGTGCGGGTCAACATGGTGTCGCCACAGCTTTAGCTTGTGCATTATTAGGCTTAAAGTGTCGTGTTTACATGGGTGCCAAAGATGTCGAGCGCCAGCAACCGAATGTGTTTCGTATGAAACTCATGGGAGCCGAAGTTATTCCTGTCACAGCGGGCTCTGGTACTCTCAAAGATGCCGTTAATGAAGCAATGCGCGACTGGTCTGCAAACTATAAAGATGCTCACTACTTATTGGGCACCGCAGCAGGCCCGCACCCATTCCCAACCGTCGTGCGCGAATTCCAAAAAATGATTGGTGAAGAAGCCAAACAACAAGTATTAAAAGCAGAAGGTCGCTTACCTGATGCGGTCATCGCGTGTGTGGGCGGCGGCTCCAATGCCATTGGGATGTTTACCGACTTTATTGATGAGCCATCGGTGAAGTTAATTGGCGTAGAGCCCGCAGGTAAAGGGCTCAATACAGACGAGCACGGTGCGGCATTATGTAAAGGAACGAAAGGCATTTTGCACGGTGCTTACACTTACATCATGCAAAATACCGATGGCCAAATTGAAGAGTCGTATTCAGTCTCTGCTGGTCTTGATTACCCAGCTGTCGGCCCGCAACACGCGTTTTTACACGAAACGGGTCGCGCTCAATATGTCGCTATTAGTGATGATGAAGCATTAGAGGCTTTTCAGTCTTTAGCGCGCAATGAAGGTATTATCCCTGCTCTTGAATCGAGTCACGCACTTGCTTATGCGTTAAAAATGGCCGAAGCGCAAACTGAGGAAACCATACTCGTTGTCAACTTAAGTGGCCGAGGCGATAAAGATTTGACCCATGTTCACAGTGTATTAACTGCAGGAGGCAAACTATGA
- the trpD gene encoding anthranilate phosphoribosyltransferase: METLIHQLIAQTDLSFEQATEFFDAVMKGQVNEIQLSAALIALKIKTETADEIAGAAKAMRANAVPFTAKATHTADSCGTGGDGSNTINISTTAAIVAAACGLNMVKHGNKSVSSNSGSADLLTALGINIHMTPEQACKCLEQTGFTFLFAPLYHQGVKHAMPVRTTLKTRTIFNILGPLANPAAPEIQLLGVYDPTLCLPMAQTLRTLGCKRAMVVHGAGTDEIALHGETHVVELNQDELTQYTLNPSDFGLEHFALSDLAGHGPESNAKASKAILSGAGSEAHNAAIIANVAALLYLANKAKSFRDAADTVRSVLQSGSALHTLNNIIEASHG; encoded by the coding sequence ATGGAAACTCTTATTCATCAATTGATTGCCCAAACTGATTTATCATTCGAACAAGCCACAGAGTTTTTCGATGCAGTAATGAAAGGTCAAGTCAACGAAATACAGCTCAGTGCAGCATTAATCGCGTTAAAAATCAAAACTGAAACAGCCGATGAAATTGCTGGTGCAGCCAAAGCGATGCGCGCGAATGCGGTGCCTTTTACAGCTAAAGCCACACACACTGCTGATAGCTGTGGCACCGGAGGCGATGGCTCTAATACCATTAATATTTCCACCACAGCGGCGATTGTTGCAGCTGCCTGTGGTTTAAACATGGTCAAACATGGCAATAAAAGCGTATCGAGTAACTCAGGCTCTGCAGATTTATTAACGGCTCTGGGCATCAACATTCACATGACTCCCGAACAAGCCTGCAAATGCCTCGAGCAAACAGGGTTTACCTTTTTATTTGCCCCGCTCTACCATCAAGGTGTTAAACACGCGATGCCAGTGCGAACAACCCTAAAAACCCGCACAATTTTTAATATACTCGGCCCACTGGCAAACCCTGCTGCACCTGAAATTCAATTACTGGGTGTCTACGACCCAACTTTATGCCTGCCAATGGCACAAACGCTGCGCACCTTAGGTTGCAAACGGGCTATGGTTGTTCATGGTGCAGGCACTGATGAAATTGCTCTGCATGGCGAAACCCATGTGGTCGAACTTAATCAAGATGAGCTGACGCAATATACCTTAAACCCGTCTGATTTTGGTTTAGAGCACTTTGCATTGAGTGATTTAGCAGGTCATGGTCCTGAATCAAACGCCAAGGCCAGCAAGGCCATTTTATCAGGAGCCGGAAGCGAAGCTCATAACGCAGCAATTATTGCCAATGTCGCCGCTTTACTCTATCTCGCAAATAAAGCCAAATCGTTCCGAGACGCAGCGGACACAGTGCGCTCTGTGTTGCAAAGTGGCTCAGCATTGCACACCTTAAACAACATCATTGAGGCAAGTCATGGCTAA
- the trpCF gene encoding bifunctional indole-3-glycerol-phosphate synthase TrpC/phosphoribosylanthranilate isomerase TrpF: MANVLEKIVADKKLEIAGRKVAEPLVSFINDVTPSQRDFHGALAAPGTHYILECKKASPSKGLIRDVFNLDEITTVYKKYATCISVLTDEKYFQGNFNYLKKVRESVNQPLIGKDFYIDEYQVYYARLHGADAILLMLSVLDDAQYQALATVARSLNMSILTEVSNEEEVMRALALDANIIGINNRNLRDLSTDLATTEHLRTLIPTDKVVISESGIYTHDDVKRLRPLCNGFLVGSSLMAQTDLDLACRTLIYGQNKVCGLTRTDDAIAAYNNGAVYGGLIFYPKSPRFVDFDCAQAIVQSAPLKFVGVFVNADVTDIIEHAQRLQLHAIQLHGQEDSAFIATLKAQLPTGCEVWKAHSVAKQLPELVQGADRYLFDTHSDTLAGGTGQQFNWQLLDEQAGFMLAGGLNSQNIKQARGTHAIGLDINSGVETSPGKKCPTKIAAVFANLKNE, translated from the coding sequence ATGGCTAATGTACTAGAAAAAATTGTCGCCGATAAAAAATTAGAAATCGCCGGGCGTAAAGTGGCTGAGCCGCTTGTAAGCTTCATCAATGACGTTACACCGAGCCAACGCGATTTCCATGGTGCTCTAGCCGCGCCTGGCACACATTACATTTTAGAGTGTAAAAAAGCCTCACCATCAAAAGGGTTAATTCGTGATGTATTTAATCTTGATGAAATCACAACCGTATATAAAAAATATGCCACCTGCATCAGTGTCTTAACAGATGAAAAATATTTTCAAGGTAACTTTAATTATTTGAAAAAAGTACGAGAATCTGTCAATCAACCTCTGATAGGGAAAGATTTTTACATTGATGAATATCAAGTCTATTACGCCCGCTTACATGGTGCTGATGCGATTTTACTGATGTTATCTGTGCTCGACGATGCTCAATACCAAGCGCTTGCAACCGTTGCACGCTCACTGAACATGAGCATTTTAACGGAGGTCAGCAATGAAGAAGAGGTTATGCGTGCACTCGCCTTAGATGCAAACATCATCGGGATTAATAACCGTAATTTGCGTGACCTCAGTACAGATTTAGCAACAACTGAGCACTTACGGACCCTCATCCCAACGGACAAAGTCGTCATATCAGAATCAGGGATTTACACCCATGATGATGTAAAACGCTTGCGCCCACTGTGTAATGGTTTTTTAGTCGGCAGTTCATTAATGGCACAGACCGATTTAGATTTAGCCTGTCGAACACTGATTTATGGACAAAATAAAGTCTGCGGCTTAACTCGCACCGATGACGCTATTGCAGCCTACAACAATGGTGCAGTTTACGGTGGCTTAATTTTTTATCCTAAGTCCCCTCGTTTTGTCGATTTTGATTGTGCGCAAGCGATTGTACAAAGTGCTCCATTAAAGTTTGTTGGGGTCTTTGTGAATGCTGATGTGACTGATATCATCGAGCACGCACAACGCTTACAACTACATGCCATTCAACTGCATGGACAAGAAGATTCAGCGTTTATTGCCACATTAAAAGCACAGCTCCCTACTGGGTGTGAAGTGTGGAAAGCCCACAGTGTCGCAAAGCAACTACCCGAACTCGTTCAAGGGGCAGATCGTTATCTATTTGATACACACAGTGACACATTAGCCGGTGGAACAGGTCAACAATTTAATTGGCAGTTGTTAGATGAACAAGCTGGCTTTATGTTAGCTGGCGGACTCAATAGCCAAAACATTAAACAAGCCCGTGGCACACACGCCATTGGTTTAGACATTAACTCTGGGGTCGAAACAAGCCCAGGGAAAAAGTGTCCAACAAAAATCGCAGCAGTATTTGCAAATTTAAAGAATGAATGA
- the trpA gene encoding tryptophan synthase subunit alpha — MSRYQATFEQLAAKQQGAFVPFVTIGDPNAALSVDIIKSLIDGGADALELGIPFSDPIADGPVIQAANIRALEQHINTDACFAIIKQIREYNTEIPIGLLLYSNLVFAKGLDHFYQQAKAAGVDSILIADVPLHESKPFRVASKAAGIEQIFIATPNADDDTLRTCASYGRGYTYLLSRAGVTGTDSQVQLPADAMIKKLAEYRAAPALLGFGVSSPEHVKAALDSGAAGAISGSAVVKIIEQHLDNPAVMQDELKAFVSKMKAATHRA; from the coding sequence ATGAGCCGTTATCAAGCCACATTTGAGCAACTAGCCGCCAAACAACAAGGAGCGTTTGTTCCTTTTGTTACTATTGGTGATCCGAATGCAGCCTTAAGTGTTGACATCATTAAAAGCCTGATCGATGGTGGAGCCGATGCATTAGAGCTGGGTATCCCATTTTCCGACCCAATCGCTGATGGTCCGGTTATTCAAGCGGCTAACATTCGTGCTCTTGAGCAACACATCAATACTGATGCTTGTTTTGCCATTATCAAACAAATTCGTGAGTACAACACTGAGATCCCTATTGGTCTGCTGTTGTATTCAAATTTGGTTTTTGCTAAAGGGCTTGATCATTTTTATCAACAAGCAAAAGCGGCTGGGGTTGATTCAATTTTGATTGCGGATGTGCCACTGCATGAATCAAAACCTTTTCGAGTTGCCTCAAAAGCGGCTGGGATTGAACAAATATTTATTGCTACGCCAAACGCAGATGACGATACCTTACGAACATGCGCTTCATATGGTCGTGGATACACCTATTTGCTTTCGCGCGCAGGTGTAACAGGCACAGACAGCCAAGTGCAGTTACCTGCTGATGCCATGATTAAAAAGCTCGCTGAATACCGAGCAGCTCCAGCTTTACTTGGCTTTGGTGTTTCATCACCTGAGCATGTAAAAGCAGCGCTTGATTCTGGCGCAGCAGGTGCGATTTCAGGCTCTGCGGTAGTAAAAATTATCGAACAACATCTCGATAATCCAGCTGTGATGCAAGATGAATTAAAAGCCTTTGTTAGTAAAATGAAAGCAGCCACCCATCGCGCGTAA
- a CDS encoding anthranilate synthase component 1, with protein sequence MIFSHITTSPGEVTSITLAREYIASPLSVYAKLTKKNSLLLESAEIDSKDSVKSLILVDAAIRIECQGEQVTLHAQSNNGRQLLPYLAKQVEHCSVDLQTSSLTLRYQTPASDLDEYKRLTSDNAFSALRTCINKIKSTTAHPFALFLGGVFAYDMVANFEQLPDVSSKDNSCPDYVFYLAETLLIIDHQKQTTELVGNVFNGPDVHANCFEVGQQLEELNQLCSDVHEYQPSACQADKTIHVDISDEAFCQQVIELKKHIVDGDIFQVVPSRTFSLACPDPLAAYKQLKVQNPSPYMFYMNDQDFILFGASPESALKYCADSDQVEVYPIAGTRPRGKNADGSINPDLDSRIELDLRNDEKERAEHLMLVDLARNDVARIAVPGTRFAKELLKVDRYSQVMHLVSRVVGQLKPELDAIHAYQACMNMGTLVGAPKVKAAELIRQTEKKRRGSYGGAVGYLTGDGSMDTCIVIRSAFVSNNTAYVQAGAGVVFDSNPQAEANETRAKAQAVINAIQSTLTEVKL encoded by the coding sequence TTGATTTTTAGCCATATAACCACCAGTCCAGGGGAAGTGACGAGCATTACGCTCGCACGTGAATACATCGCCAGCCCCTTATCTGTGTATGCAAAGTTAACTAAAAAAAATTCACTGTTACTCGAATCGGCTGAAATTGATTCTAAAGACAGTGTGAAAAGTTTAATTTTAGTCGATGCCGCTATTCGTATTGAATGCCAAGGTGAACAGGTTACTTTACATGCACAATCGAATAACGGTAGACAATTGCTGCCTTATCTTGCCAAGCAAGTGGAGCATTGCTCAGTTGATTTGCAAACCAGTAGCCTGACGCTTCGTTACCAAACACCCGCCTCTGATTTAGACGAGTACAAACGTCTAACATCGGATAATGCATTTAGTGCTTTACGTACCTGCATTAACAAAATCAAAAGTACCACAGCTCATCCATTTGCTCTTTTCCTTGGTGGTGTCTTTGCGTACGACATGGTGGCCAATTTCGAACAATTACCCGATGTGAGCAGCAAAGATAACAGCTGCCCAGATTATGTGTTTTATTTAGCCGAAACATTATTAATCATTGACCACCAAAAACAGACCACTGAATTAGTAGGCAATGTCTTTAATGGCCCCGATGTACATGCCAATTGTTTTGAAGTCGGGCAACAGTTAGAAGAACTCAATCAATTGTGCTCCGATGTGCACGAATACCAACCGTCAGCATGCCAAGCAGATAAAACAATTCATGTTGATATCAGTGACGAAGCCTTTTGCCAACAAGTCATCGAGTTGAAAAAGCATATTGTTGATGGTGACATCTTTCAGGTTGTGCCATCACGCACGTTTAGCCTAGCCTGTCCCGATCCCCTTGCAGCTTATAAACAATTAAAAGTGCAAAACCCAAGCCCATACATGTTTTATATGAATGACCAAGATTTTATCTTGTTTGGTGCCTCACCCGAGTCCGCATTAAAATACTGCGCAGATTCAGATCAGGTTGAGGTCTATCCGATTGCAGGGACTCGCCCTCGAGGAAAAAATGCTGATGGCAGCATCAATCCAGATTTAGATAGTCGTATTGAACTTGACCTACGAAACGATGAAAAAGAACGCGCCGAGCATTTAATGTTAGTCGATTTAGCCCGTAATGATGTGGCTCGGATTGCCGTCCCAGGAACACGCTTTGCAAAAGAGCTATTAAAAGTCGATCGCTACTCACAAGTGATGCATTTAGTGTCTCGTGTAGTTGGCCAGCTTAAACCTGAGCTTGATGCGATTCACGCTTATCAAGCTTGCATGAATATGGGCACGTTAGTCGGGGCTCCGAAAGTCAAAGCCGCTGAATTAATTCGCCAAACAGAGAAAAAACGCCGCGGTAGCTACGGTGGCGCGGTTGGATATCTCACAGGAGATGGTTCAATGGACACCTGCATTGTGATCCGAAGCGCGTTTGTAAGCAACAATACTGCATATGTGCAAGCTGGTGCCGGTGTGGTATTTGATTCTAACCCGCAAGCTGAAGCCAATGAAACACGCGCCAAAGCGCAAGCCGTAATTAACGCCATTCAATCTACTTTAACCGAGGTAAAATTATGA
- a CDS encoding aminodeoxychorismate/anthranilate synthase component II produces the protein MKYKIYFLDNFDSFSYNLVDEFAQLGAELIVYRNNVSAQFIVNQMNKETSPVILVLSPGPGAPSEAGCLMELISLCKGQFPMLGICLGQQALTQSYGGVIGHAGQTVHGKSSNINLAAHPVFTDLGETMPVARYHSLMATHVPEDLAVIADFEGIPMAVYHQQDKVIGYQFHPESILTPNGSVLLRQSLEYLSQAG, from the coding sequence ATGAAATATAAAATTTACTTCTTAGATAATTTTGATTCTTTCAGTTATAACTTGGTTGATGAATTTGCACAGCTTGGCGCTGAATTGATTGTTTATCGAAATAATGTCAGTGCCCAGTTTATTGTTAATCAAATGAACAAAGAAACATCCCCTGTTATTTTGGTTTTATCACCCGGGCCTGGTGCACCAAGCGAAGCCGGATGTTTAATGGAATTGATTTCGTTATGTAAAGGGCAATTTCCAATGCTTGGAATTTGTCTAGGCCAACAAGCGTTAACTCAAAGTTATGGGGGCGTAATTGGTCACGCAGGCCAAACTGTACATGGGAAATCATCCAATATTAACTTAGCCGCTCACCCGGTGTTTACTGACTTAGGTGAGACGATGCCAGTGGCGCGCTATCATTCTCTGATGGCCACACATGTGCCTGAAGATTTAGCTGTGATAGCTGATTTTGAAGGGATCCCAATGGCGGTGTATCACCAGCAAGATAAAGTGATCGGTTATCAATTTCACCCAGAATCGATCTTAACCCCCAATGGCTCAGTATTACTGCGTCAGAGTTTAGAATATTTAAGCCAAGCAGGATAA
- a CDS encoding L-threonylcarbamoyladenylate synthase has protein sequence MSQFFQIHVDNPQARLIRQAIEVIQKGGVIVYPTDSGYALGCSIGNKVAMERIQKIRALEKHHNLTLMCRDLSELSTYSRVDNQIFRLVKNNTPGPYTFIFKGTKEVPKRLLNDKKKTIGIRVPDHKITQALLEELGEPLMSCSLILPGQPHTESDPEVIRDRLEKQVDLIIDGGYLIEQATTVIDLSEDSIEILRAGCGDVTPFE, from the coding sequence ATGAGTCAGTTTTTTCAAATACATGTGGATAACCCACAAGCAAGATTAATTCGTCAAGCCATTGAAGTGATTCAAAAAGGTGGGGTGATTGTTTACCCAACTGATTCTGGGTATGCACTTGGCTGCAGTATCGGCAATAAAGTCGCAATGGAACGAATTCAAAAAATTCGAGCGCTCGAAAAGCATCATAATTTAACTTTGATGTGTCGCGACTTATCTGAGTTATCGACGTACTCACGTGTTGATAATCAAATCTTCCGTCTGGTTAAAAATAACACTCCAGGGCCGTATACGTTTATCTTCAAAGGTACAAAAGAAGTGCCAAAGCGGTTATTGAATGATAAAAAGAAAACGATTGGGATCCGAGTGCCAGACCATAAAATTACCCAAGCGTTACTTGAAGAATTAGGTGAGCCTTTAATGTCATGTTCACTGATTCTGCCAGGACAGCCACATACTGAGTCCGATCCTGAGGTGATTCGTGATCGACTCGAAAAACAGGTGGATTTAATAATTGATGGTGGCTATTTAATCGAACAAGCGACCACTGTAATTGACCTATCAGAAGACAGCATTGAAATATTGCGTGCTGGCTGTGGTGATGTCACTCCTTTTGAATAA